The following proteins come from a genomic window of Gottfriedia acidiceleris:
- a CDS encoding dihydrofolate reductase family protein translates to MSKSIKQRKIILDLAVTLDGFIEGKNGEIDWCIMDPEMEFTNFLNQIDTILYGRKSYDLWGNYTPNIDDSESDKEMWNLIHSKEKYVFSRTQSKDENNATFINENITEEVNKLKGNPGKDIWLYGGSSLITSFINLGLVDEFRLSIHPVILGEGKPLFVDIKERKNISMMKTKTFSSGVVQVIYHLNEE, encoded by the coding sequence TTGTCAAAAAGCATAAAACAAAGAAAAATAATTTTAGATCTAGCGGTTACATTAGATGGTTTTATAGAAGGGAAAAACGGAGAAATTGATTGGTGCATAATGGATCCTGAAATGGAATTCACAAATTTCTTGAATCAAATTGATACGATTTTATATGGTCGAAAAAGCTATGATTTGTGGGGAAATTATACTCCAAATATAGATGACTCTGAATCTGATAAAGAAATGTGGAATTTAATACATAGCAAGGAAAAATATGTGTTTTCCAGAACTCAATCAAAAGATGAAAATAATGCAACATTTATAAACGAAAATATAACTGAAGAAGTAAATAAATTGAAGGGAAACCCCGGTAAAGACATCTGGTTATATGGCGGATCAAGTCTTATTACATCATTTATAAATTTAGGGCTAGTAGATGAATTTAGACTATCAATTCATCCAGTTATATTGGGAGAAGGAAAACCATTGTTTGTTGACATAAAAGAGAGAAAGAATATAAGCATGATGAAAACAAAAACCTTTTCTTCTGGAGTTGTTCAGGTAATCTATCATTTGAATGAAGAGTAA
- a CDS encoding MATE family efflux transporter, with translation MGFTMQVPSKAKKVLSIALPAIGESYLQSLLGVVDAFFIARLGLLAINAVGVTNIYSMTYVGVFAAISATLSIFLSRAFGAKDQERSKSVIFHGLFISVLIGCLFSVASVAFANPLLDLAGANEVLKDTALTYFKVVLGLTPFIALFTAQSASFRAIGDTMTPLRVGLEMNIVHVILDYILIFGAGSFHGLGLTGAAVAMILARIYGFIRLFIKSQQIPSIALKISDVKLIGSLAGSMIKYAVPATLERLSMRLGQVVYFGLIVRMGVEVYATHNIAGTLTTFASTIGAGFAIAASTLIGQAIGENKLSDVREYRKWSYIQSAISMTVVTAILAVFSPWIGQLFTHNEKVIHLLKIILFIDLISQPFLASVLVDTSVVQAGGNSKFPMFVTMIGIWVVRTLGVYVFAWKLGFGLPAVWISIAADNALRAGLFVLYRKRRHVIRDLE, from the coding sequence ATGGGATTCACAATGCAAGTTCCGAGTAAAGCAAAAAAAGTTCTCAGTATTGCGTTACCAGCCATTGGAGAATCATATTTACAAAGTTTACTTGGAGTCGTCGATGCCTTTTTTATCGCAAGACTGGGTCTGTTAGCGATTAACGCAGTAGGTGTAACGAATATCTATAGTATGACGTATGTTGGTGTGTTTGCAGCGATATCAGCTACGCTTTCAATCTTTTTATCGAGAGCTTTTGGTGCAAAAGATCAAGAGCGAAGCAAGTCAGTTATATTTCATGGACTGTTTATATCCGTTCTTATAGGATGCCTTTTTTCGGTTGCTTCTGTAGCTTTTGCAAACCCTTTGTTAGATTTGGCTGGTGCAAACGAAGTACTAAAGGATACAGCTTTAACCTATTTTAAAGTGGTTCTTGGGCTAACCCCATTTATTGCATTGTTTACAGCTCAATCTGCTTCATTTCGTGCAATCGGTGATACTATGACGCCTTTACGTGTTGGATTAGAAATGAACATTGTTCATGTGATCCTTGATTACATTTTAATCTTTGGCGCAGGTTCATTTCATGGACTCGGATTAACTGGTGCAGCCGTAGCAATGATTTTAGCAAGGATATATGGCTTTATTCGTCTTTTCATCAAATCCCAGCAAATTCCATCGATTGCTTTAAAAATCAGTGATGTTAAATTAATTGGAAGCTTGGCGGGTAGCATGATTAAATATGCAGTACCTGCGACTTTAGAGAGATTATCCATGCGATTAGGGCAAGTTGTCTACTTTGGCTTAATTGTACGCATGGGAGTAGAAGTGTATGCTACGCATAATATTGCTGGTACATTAACAACATTTGCTTCTACGATTGGTGCAGGGTTTGCGATAGCAGCTAGCACTCTTATTGGTCAGGCTATTGGGGAAAATAAGCTCTCAGATGTAAGGGAATATCGGAAATGGAGTTACATTCAATCAGCTATTTCAATGACTGTTGTAACGGCTATTTTAGCTGTTTTTAGCCCTTGGATAGGTCAATTGTTTACGCACAATGAAAAGGTAATTCATTTATTAAAAATTATATTATTCATTGATCTAATTTCACAGCCATTTTTAGCGTCAGTTTTAGTTGATACCTCTGTCGTGCAAGCTGGTGGGAACAGTAAATTCCCCATGTTTGTTACGATGATTGGTATATGGGTCGTCCGTACTTTGGGAGTTTATGTATTTGCATGGAAACTTGGATTTGGTTTGCCCGCTGTATGGATTTCGATTGCTGCTGACAATGCTTTACGAGCTGGACTATTTGTGTTGTATCGAAAAAGGAGACATGTTATTAGGGATTTAGAGTAA
- a CDS encoding HAD family hydrolase: MKYDLVFDLDDTLIQTQAAFGHNIDLCSNLVHQALDEKVIINDIKEVFNKIDLELIKEMGFTKARYPYAWESTLDLLATRFNIEISSIVNDQLLSLAKTIFKVNIPLQNDTFIIEELSNHKDVASMTILTLGEKDVQTKRVMDTGLLHHFDNVFITSKKDINTYVELNEKLTNPVMIGNSLRSDIVPALDAGMKAIHIIRDSWSYDEIEHNHRIDSIKSLVEIKLLLFGNLVKL; the protein is encoded by the coding sequence ATGAAATATGATTTAGTTTTTGATTTAGACGATACATTAATTCAAACCCAAGCCGCATTTGGGCATAATATAGATTTATGTTCGAATTTAGTACATCAAGCGCTAGATGAAAAAGTAATAATAAATGACATTAAAGAAGTTTTTAACAAAATTGATCTAGAACTAATAAAAGAAATGGGTTTCACTAAAGCGCGATATCCTTATGCATGGGAATCAACTTTAGATTTATTGGCAACACGATTTAATATAGAGATATCAAGTATTGTCAATGATCAATTACTCTCATTAGCAAAAACGATATTTAAAGTAAATATTCCACTGCAAAATGACACGTTTATTATAGAAGAATTATCAAATCACAAAGATGTAGCAAGTATGACTATATTGACTTTAGGTGAAAAAGACGTACAAACAAAGCGAGTAATGGATACTGGATTATTGCATCATTTTGATAACGTATTTATTACAAGTAAAAAAGATATAAATACCTATGTTGAGTTAAATGAAAAATTAACGAATCCAGTTATGATTGGGAACTCTCTTAGAAGTGACATTGTACCTGCTTTAGATGCAGGGATGAAAGCAATTCATATTATTAGAGATTCATGGTCTTATGATGAAATTGAACATAATCACAGAATAGATAGTATTAAATCATTGGTCGAGATAAAATTACTTTTATTTGGTAATTTGGTAAAACTGTAA
- the metH gene encoding methionine synthase translates to MKTLDIALKEKILLLDGAMGTMIQQRNLTAEDFGGEDYEGCNEYLVVTRPDVIQEIHEEYIFAGSDIIETNTFGATNIVLSDYNLQHLDIELNEIAARIAKQAVVASGKEVYVAGAMGPTTKAISVTGGVTFDELITAYNRQAIGLINGGVDVLLVETCQDMRNVKAACIGISKAFNELNKKLPVMISGTIEPMGTTLAGQTIDAFYLAIEHISPISVGLNCATGPEFMRDHVRSLSELSETFVSCYPNAGLPDEDGHYHESPESLAHKVRDFAEQGWINIIGGCCGTTPEHIRAMKEAVSGITPRQPKKREDHAVSGLESLRYDDSMRPLFVGERTNVIGSRKFKNLIADGKFEEASEIARAQVKKGAHVIDVCMADPDRDEVEDMENFIKQLVNKVKVPIMIDSTDENVIELALTYIQGKAIINSINLEDGEERFEKILPFIHKYGAAIVVGTIDEDGMAVSAERKLEIAKRSYQLLTEKYKIRATDIIFDPLVFPVGTGDTQYIGSAKATIDGIKLIKDEFPQCLTILGLSNISFGLPNAGREVLNAVFLYHSTKAGLDYAIVNTEKLERFASIPAEERELAEDLLFHTSQETLDKFVEHFRNSVKKEEKPKEQLPIEERLAACVIEGSKQGLIEDLQACLDRGDTPLNIINGPLMTGMDEVGRLFNNNELIVAEVLQSAEVMKASVNFLEQFMEKTESSRKGKVILATVKGDVHDIGKNLVDIILTNNGFDVVNLGINIRPDDLITKIRENKPDIIGLSGLLVKSAQQMVITAGDLKSAGIDTPILVGGAALTRKFTENRIQPIYDGLVVYSNDAMTGLDLANKIVNPDELKALEEKKKAIKKIDNVIELPVPEMNTTRSAIQKSDCLVPSSLSKTVIKNIPVAQVAPFINYQMLIGHHLGVKGKWENQERGQELYELVQEFLKDGNEYFDCQVIYQFFPAQSDGNDVIIYDSETKKPIERFQFPRQRKEPNLCISDFLNPVGEEMDYVGFFSVTSGPRVRNIAERLKQEGEYLKSHVLFSLALELAEGLAEKTHMLMREKWGFPDRPDFTMSERFKARYQGIRVSFGYPACPNLEDQEKLFKLINPNEIGINLTEGFMMLPEASVTAMVFSHKDGRYFSV, encoded by the coding sequence ATGAAAACTTTAGATATCGCACTAAAAGAAAAAATATTACTTCTTGATGGAGCAATGGGAACGATGATCCAGCAAAGAAACTTAACAGCAGAAGACTTTGGTGGAGAAGATTACGAAGGTTGTAATGAATATTTAGTTGTTACAAGGCCGGATGTTATACAAGAAATTCATGAGGAGTATATATTTGCTGGTTCCGACATTATCGAAACGAACACATTCGGAGCAACAAATATTGTTTTATCCGATTATAATTTACAACATTTAGATATCGAACTAAATGAAATTGCAGCAAGAATTGCAAAGCAAGCAGTTGTGGCATCGGGTAAAGAAGTATATGTAGCAGGTGCGATGGGACCAACAACAAAAGCTATTAGTGTTACAGGTGGTGTTACTTTTGATGAATTAATTACTGCATATAATCGACAAGCAATCGGATTAATAAATGGTGGCGTAGATGTTTTATTAGTTGAAACTTGTCAAGATATGAGAAATGTTAAAGCTGCTTGTATTGGGATTAGTAAAGCATTTAACGAATTAAATAAAAAATTACCAGTTATGATTTCCGGGACGATTGAACCAATGGGGACAACATTAGCAGGTCAAACAATTGATGCTTTCTATTTAGCCATTGAACATATTTCTCCAATATCAGTTGGATTAAACTGTGCAACAGGACCTGAGTTTATGAGAGACCATGTTCGTTCATTGTCAGAACTATCTGAGACATTTGTTTCATGTTATCCAAATGCTGGTTTACCAGATGAAGATGGACATTATCATGAATCACCAGAATCTTTAGCGCACAAAGTACGAGATTTTGCTGAACAAGGATGGATCAATATAATAGGTGGTTGTTGTGGAACAACTCCTGAACATATTAGGGCAATGAAAGAAGCGGTAAGTGGAATTACTCCTCGTCAACCTAAAAAAAGAGAAGATCATGCGGTTAGTGGTTTAGAATCACTTCGCTACGACGATAGTATGAGGCCACTATTCGTTGGTGAAAGAACAAACGTTATTGGATCTCGTAAATTTAAAAATTTAATCGCTGACGGAAAATTTGAAGAAGCTTCAGAGATTGCGAGAGCTCAAGTGAAAAAAGGTGCTCATGTCATCGATGTATGTATGGCAGATCCTGATCGTGATGAAGTTGAAGATATGGAAAATTTCATAAAGCAATTAGTTAATAAAGTAAAAGTACCAATCATGATCGATTCAACTGATGAAAACGTAATTGAATTAGCACTAACTTATATTCAAGGTAAAGCGATTATTAATTCGATTAATCTTGAAGATGGGGAGGAGCGATTTGAGAAAATACTACCTTTTATTCATAAATATGGTGCTGCCATTGTAGTTGGTACGATTGATGAAGATGGGATGGCTGTATCAGCGGAAAGAAAATTAGAAATTGCAAAAAGAAGTTATCAACTATTAACTGAAAAATATAAAATTCGTGCGACAGACATCATCTTTGATCCGCTTGTTTTTCCTGTAGGTACAGGTGATACGCAATATATCGGTTCTGCAAAAGCGACTATTGATGGCATTAAATTAATTAAAGATGAATTTCCGCAGTGTTTAACGATTTTAGGTTTAAGTAATATTTCATTTGGATTACCAAATGCTGGTCGCGAAGTGTTAAATGCCGTTTTCTTATATCATTCTACAAAGGCTGGTCTTGATTACGCGATTGTGAATACTGAGAAATTAGAACGATTCGCTTCAATTCCTGCAGAAGAACGGGAGCTTGCTGAGGATTTATTATTCCATACGTCTCAAGAAACATTAGATAAATTTGTTGAGCATTTTAGAAATTCAGTAAAGAAAGAAGAAAAACCGAAAGAACAGCTTCCAATTGAAGAAAGATTAGCTGCGTGTGTAATTGAAGGTTCAAAACAAGGATTAATAGAAGATCTACAAGCTTGTCTCGACCGTGGTGACACACCGTTAAATATTATTAATGGTCCACTAATGACTGGGATGGATGAAGTTGGTAGACTTTTCAATAATAATGAGCTAATCGTAGCTGAAGTATTACAAAGTGCAGAAGTAATGAAGGCATCTGTAAATTTTTTAGAGCAATTTATGGAGAAAACTGAAAGCTCTAGAAAAGGGAAAGTCATTTTAGCAACTGTTAAAGGTGATGTTCATGATATTGGAAAGAACTTAGTTGATATTATTTTGACGAATAATGGCTTTGATGTTGTCAATTTAGGCATTAATATTCGACCAGATGATTTAATTACAAAGATTCGTGAAAACAAACCCGACATTATTGGCTTATCAGGCCTATTAGTAAAGTCTGCTCAACAAATGGTTATTACAGCTGGTGACTTAAAAAGCGCCGGAATTGACACACCAATATTAGTTGGTGGCGCAGCATTAACTAGAAAATTTACTGAAAACCGTATTCAACCAATTTACGATGGATTAGTTGTTTACTCAAATGACGCGATGACTGGTTTAGACTTAGCAAATAAAATTGTTAATCCAGATGAATTAAAAGCATTAGAAGAAAAGAAAAAAGCAATTAAAAAAATAGACAATGTTATTGAATTACCTGTTCCTGAAATGAATACAACGAGATCTGCAATACAAAAATCAGATTGCCTAGTTCCTTCATCATTAAGCAAAACGGTCATCAAAAATATTCCAGTAGCTCAAGTGGCACCTTTTATTAATTATCAAATGCTCATAGGACATCATTTAGGGGTAAAAGGTAAATGGGAAAATCAAGAACGTGGCCAGGAGTTATACGAGTTAGTTCAAGAATTCTTAAAAGATGGAAATGAATATTTTGACTGCCAAGTAATCTATCAATTTTTTCCGGCTCAAAGTGATGGCAATGATGTCATTATTTATGACTCCGAAACGAAAAAACCGATTGAACGTTTTCAATTTCCGAGACAAAGAAAAGAACCAAATCTTTGTATAAGCGACTTTTTAAATCCTGTTGGTGAAGAGATGGATTATGTTGGATTCTTCTCTGTAACATCGGGACCACGAGTAAGAAATATTGCTGAAAGATTGAAACAAGAAGGGGAGTATTTAAAAAGTCACGTTTTATTCTCATTAGCTTTAGAATTAGCAGAAGGTTTAGCTGAAAAAACGCATATGCTGATGAGAGAAAAATGGGGATTCCCAGATCGTCCAGACTTCACAATGTCTGAGCGTTTTAAAGCAAGATATCAAGGAATCAGAGTTTCTTTTGGTTACCCTGCTTGTCCAAATCTTGAGGATCAAGAAAAGCTCTTTAAATTAATTAACCCAAATGAAATTGGGATTAATCTGACAGAAGGATTTATGATGCTACCAGAAGCATCTGTAACTGCGATGGTATTCTCGCATAAAGATGGAAGATATTTTTCAGTTTAA
- a CDS encoding terpene cyclase/mutase family protein has translation MDLENIVLRNIEERIKRLRLKQDEDGSWEFCFEGSLITDSFMILLMNDLEYKNQKVFDGIIDRIINLQHPNGAWKLYEDEKDGNLNATVQAYIALLISKKYTKEHSSMKKAEKFIRENGGIKKTHFMLKMILATHGLIEYPKLFYFPMSYFLLPEKMPLSLFDLSNYARVHLVPMILCINKRFKVKLDDDLTIDHLMETSEVEWFYEERGSFYQFLLEEGKKLASYPLYFHQKGYEKAERFILDRIETNGTFYSYASSTFYMIYALMALGYESTSSVIQNALQGLLSYAADTEAGLHIQNSPSKVWDTALLSYAIQEAGYQVTDPIVSKSINYLIKKQQNMNGDWKVHAKNLSPGGWGFSDVNSFIPDNDDTGAVLRALSRNALDHSTIHESWLRGVHFLLGLQNDDGGWGAFEKNVTNKWLTFLPIENAKDAIIDPSTADLTGRILEFIGHYTTISNDDLIVQKTVNWLLKNQKSNGSWYGRWGICYIYGTWAAITGLRAVGIRKNHEAIKKAEKWLVSIQNEDGGWGESGLSPVKNKYVPLKYSTPSQTAWAVDTLLSIRNKEDEVIRKGIKFLTTQSELSNKALTYPTGLGLPGQFYIDYHSYNEIYPLLALAHYKNS, from the coding sequence ATGGACCTCGAAAATATTGTTTTACGAAATATTGAAGAGCGGATCAAACGTCTAAGATTAAAACAAGATGAAGATGGTTCTTGGGAATTTTGTTTTGAAGGTTCATTAATTACGGATAGTTTTATGATTTTATTAATGAATGATCTTGAATACAAAAATCAAAAGGTGTTTGATGGGATTATTGATCGTATCATCAATCTTCAACATCCGAATGGGGCTTGGAAACTATACGAGGATGAAAAAGATGGGAACTTAAATGCAACAGTACAAGCTTACATAGCTTTATTAATCTCAAAAAAGTATACAAAAGAACACTCAAGTATGAAGAAAGCTGAAAAATTTATCCGTGAAAACGGTGGTATTAAAAAAACGCATTTTATGTTAAAAATGATTCTGGCTACTCATGGTTTGATTGAGTATCCTAAATTATTTTACTTTCCAATGAGCTATTTTTTGCTGCCGGAAAAAATGCCGTTAAGTTTATTTGATTTAAGTAATTATGCTAGAGTTCATTTAGTTCCAATGATACTTTGTATAAATAAGCGATTTAAAGTTAAATTGGATGACGATCTAACTATCGATCATCTTATGGAAACAAGTGAGGTAGAATGGTTTTACGAAGAGCGAGGAAGTTTTTATCAATTTTTACTTGAGGAAGGTAAGAAGCTAGCTTCATATCCTCTCTATTTTCACCAGAAAGGATATGAAAAGGCTGAAAGATTTATTTTGGATCGTATTGAAACAAATGGAACTTTTTATAGCTATGCTAGTTCTACGTTTTATATGATTTATGCTTTAATGGCTTTAGGCTATGAATCTACTTCATCTGTTATTCAAAATGCTCTACAAGGACTTCTTTCATATGCAGCCGATACTGAAGCGGGACTTCATATTCAAAATTCGCCATCAAAAGTTTGGGATACGGCATTATTGTCATATGCAATTCAAGAAGCTGGTTACCAGGTAACTGATCCGATTGTTTCGAAGTCAATAAACTACCTAATTAAGAAACAGCAAAATATGAATGGTGACTGGAAGGTTCATGCTAAAAATTTAAGTCCTGGTGGTTGGGGCTTTTCTGATGTTAATTCTTTTATTCCAGATAATGATGATACTGGTGCAGTTTTAAGGGCATTAAGTAGAAATGCTTTGGATCACTCCACAATTCATGAAAGTTGGTTAAGGGGAGTTCATTTTTTACTTGGACTTCAAAATGATGATGGTGGTTGGGGAGCTTTCGAAAAAAATGTAACGAATAAGTGGTTAACATTTTTACCAATTGAAAATGCTAAAGATGCAATCATTGATCCTTCAACTGCGGATCTAACAGGACGTATTTTAGAATTTATTGGACACTATACGACGATTTCAAATGATGATCTGATTGTGCAAAAGACGGTTAATTGGCTTTTAAAAAACCAAAAATCAAATGGTAGTTGGTATGGTAGATGGGGTATTTGTTATATTTATGGGACTTGGGCAGCAATTACAGGTCTCAGAGCCGTGGGAATTCGTAAAAATCATGAGGCAATTAAAAAAGCTGAGAAATGGTTAGTTAGTATTCAAAATGAAGACGGAGGTTGGGGAGAGTCAGGACTTTCACCTGTTAAAAATAAATATGTTCCTTTAAAATATAGTACACCTAGTCAAACTGCGTGGGCAGTTGATACTTTACTTTCAATTCGTAATAAAGAAGATGAAGTAATTAGAAAAGGGATAAAATTTTTAACTACTCAAAGTGAATTATCAAATAAAGCATTAACTTATCCAACTGGATTAGGATTACCTGGTCAGTTTTATATTGACTATCATAGCTATAATGAAATTTATCCGCTATTAGCACTAGCACACTATAAAAATAGTTAA
- a CDS encoding DUF3892 domain-containing protein gives MMVEESVNQDKEHIVAVRKNEDGDLIGFRTSFNRDLDYLQALQEAKSGNLAHVDVIHKYGRDILRSEPDGIAENNLSNLPEF, from the coding sequence ATGATGGTAGAGGAATCAGTAAATCAGGACAAGGAACATATTGTTGCTGTTCGTAAAAATGAAGATGGTGATTTAATTGGTTTCAGAACAAGTTTTAATCGTGATCTAGATTATCTTCAAGCTTTGCAGGAAGCAAAAAGTGGGAATTTAGCACATGTAGATGTAATCCATAAGTATGGTCGTGACATCCTCAGAAGTGAACCGGATGGTATAGCAGAGAATAATTTAAGTAATTTGCCTGAATTTTAA
- a CDS encoding bifunctional homocysteine S-methyltransferase/methylenetetrahydrofolate reductase, whose protein sequence is MGLLEKLKDGIVLGDGAMGTLLYSGGLHSCFEELNITERDRIIHIHEQYIDAGAEVIQTNSYGANAGKLRQYGLEKLVKQINQMAVRNARAASKGRALVIGGIGGMKYVGSTFTTPLEREMMLLEQASALLEEGVDGIMLETFYDENELYDAVNLLRGRTDLPIIAQVTLQEIGIMQSGQYIEKILPSLIDLGADVVGINCHLGPLHMLESLNTVSLPTNGYLSAFPNSGLPLYNEGKYVYKSNPEYFEDMAKPFIEQGIRLIGGCCGTTPAHISALRSKIDTLQPVTKKDVKNRTIKITIHNQEERKNETLAEKAKKRTTIIAELDPPKTLQTRKFFEGAKALHSAGADAITLADNPLASPRISNVAMASLLQRLDVPVLTHLTCRDRNMIGLQSHLMGLSTLGLNEVLAITGDPARVGDFPGATSVYDVASLELIRMIKEMNEGRLYSGKSLGNGTRFSVAAAFNPNVRKFDAAIKRLEKKVEAGADYFLTQPIYDFETIDKLYESTRHIKQPIFIGIMPLVSKKNADFIHYEVPGITLSEEVRNRISSVEPERAVDEGKKIAKELIDYVKDKFNGIYFITPFLKYEITEDLIQFTKSSNKEEIQL, encoded by the coding sequence ATGGGCTTATTGGAAAAGTTAAAAGATGGAATTGTTTTAGGTGACGGCGCAATGGGAACGCTTTTGTATTCTGGCGGACTTCACAGTTGTTTTGAAGAACTTAATATTACTGAGCGTGATCGAATCATTCATATACATGAACAATATATAGATGCTGGCGCAGAAGTAATTCAAACTAATTCGTACGGTGCTAATGCTGGAAAACTGAGACAATATGGTTTGGAAAAGCTGGTTAAGCAAATTAATCAAATGGCTGTTAGAAATGCTAGAGCGGCATCAAAAGGAAGAGCATTAGTAATCGGTGGTATAGGTGGAATGAAATATGTAGGTTCTACTTTTACGACACCTTTAGAACGTGAAATGATGCTGCTTGAGCAAGCTTCAGCGTTACTAGAAGAAGGCGTAGATGGGATCATGCTTGAAACATTTTATGATGAAAATGAATTATATGATGCTGTGAATCTATTAAGAGGAAGAACGGATTTACCTATTATTGCACAAGTCACACTACAAGAAATTGGCATTATGCAAAGTGGCCAATATATCGAAAAAATTCTTCCTAGTTTAATTGATTTGGGAGCAGATGTAGTTGGAATCAATTGTCATCTAGGACCACTTCATATGTTGGAGTCATTAAATACGGTTTCTTTACCAACGAATGGGTACTTATCGGCATTTCCTAATTCAGGATTACCACTTTACAATGAGGGAAAATACGTATACAAATCGAATCCAGAATATTTTGAAGATATGGCAAAACCATTTATTGAACAAGGTATAAGACTAATCGGTGGATGTTGTGGTACAACACCAGCTCATATCTCTGCTTTACGAAGTAAGATTGATACTTTACAGCCTGTAACAAAAAAAGATGTGAAAAACAGAACAATTAAAATTACAATCCATAATCAAGAAGAACGAAAGAATGAAACGCTAGCTGAAAAGGCAAAAAAGAGAACGACGATCATTGCAGAGCTAGATCCACCAAAAACATTACAAACTAGAAAGTTTTTTGAAGGAGCAAAAGCATTACATAGCGCAGGGGCTGATGCAATTACGCTAGCAGATAATCCACTAGCTTCACCTAGAATTTCGAATGTAGCGATGGCTTCACTGCTTCAAAGATTAGATGTACCAGTTTTGACACATTTAACTTGTAGAGATCGGAATATGATTGGACTTCAATCTCATTTAATGGGGCTATCAACTTTAGGATTAAATGAAGTTCTTGCTATTACCGGTGATCCAGCAAGGGTAGGCGATTTTCCAGGTGCAACTTCTGTATATGATGTAGCATCACTTGAACTAATTCGGATGATTAAAGAAATGAATGAAGGTAGACTTTATTCTGGTAAAAGCTTAGGAAATGGAACGAGATTTTCAGTCGCTGCAGCTTTTAACCCAAATGTTCGGAAATTTGATGCGGCAATTAAAAGACTTGAGAAAAAGGTCGAGGCGGGAGCGGATTATTTTTTAACGCAGCCAATTTATGATTTTGAAACGATTGATAAGTTATATGAGTCAACTCGTCATATTAAACAGCCAATTTTTATTGGAATTATGCCACTAGTTAGTAAGAAGAATGCTGATTTTATCCATTATGAAGTTCCAGGAATTACTTTATCAGAAGAGGTAAGAAATAGAATTTCATCAGTTGAACCAGAAAGAGCAGTTGATGAAGGTAAAAAAATTGCGAAAGAGCTTATTGATTATGTTAAGGATAAATTTAATGGCATTTATTTTATCACTCCATTTTTGAAGTATGAAATAACAGAGGACTTAATTCAATTTACTAAAAGTAGCAATAAAGAGGAGATTCAACTATGA